One Plasmodium vivax scf_6604 genomic scaffold, whole genome shotgun sequence genomic window carries:
- a CDS encoding variable surface protein Vir12-like (encoded by transcript PVX_013620A), with the protein MALLEENNWENHLGKLPSYEEYKKLDAVDIKDYSDGFCEKDLGSPKKEDKELCYKVSKHLKILSGLSGDKLKHGCFYFQYWFYDQIRKHYSTGNTINNETVSGKLFDLVQLKIDKSSNLLPCKCYVFVTPEGGKEEKDLHDYFENHKYIDCTKSDKPTCEKYVRYVTYIDKLFQKKEDNCCDEDDLWDPLCEPYINCNNKYRPDGLLTKLQTELKALDAKVKEVPKAVGGEDAPGAVVENKAAGSDGPGSEKKAPGIAGAEEAKQLRAKPVAAKPVGEDPAAAEPLAAKPAAAESGGLPPEVAKPPATVSGGTESGGGKPAEVKPEVVKQETVGPAEQEAPPPPPAPRETVQQQPAPLEPKESLDEEEVAEVAEDGVEEVDEVAEEGEPGQLEGEAAVILQDTATFSAPSLEDSGAAVHAAPYYSAELAGNGAPLTNVDAHSTLGTTHEELDSNFFRNVIMAIAVLGTIFFLFYYNRSSRLESSLRKKKKKKGKIFEHNYYEEYEKKLQMYGSEETFLDSETDRLYLNYHPDQDTYY; encoded by the exons ATGGCacttttagaagaaaacaattgg GAAAATCACTTAGGAAAATTGCCTTCATAtgaggaatataaaaaattggatgCCGTGGACATTAAGGATTATAGCGATGGTTTCTGTGAAAAAGATTTAGGAAGCCCGAAGaaagaagataaagaacTTTGTTATAAAGTATCgaagcatttaaaaatattatctgGTCTATCTGGTGATAAACTTAAACATggctgtttttattttcaatacTGGTTCTATGATCAGATAAGGAAACATTATAGTACTGGTAATACAATTAACAACGAAACAGTTAGTGGTAAACTTTTTGATTTAGTGcaattaaaaattgataaatcTTCTAATTTGCTACCTTGTAAATGCTATGTATTTGTGACAccggaaggggggaaagaagaaaaagatttGCACGATTATTTTGAAAACCACAAATATATTGATTGTACGAAATCTGATAAGCCCACGtgtgaaaaatatgtgcGTTACGTTACCTATATTGATAAgttatttcaaaaaaaagaggataatTGTTGTGATGAAGACGATTTATGGGATCCATTGTGTGAACCTTATATCaattgtaataataaatatagaCCTGATGGTTTATTAACTAAATTACAAACAGAGCTCAAGGCATTGGATGCAAAAGTAAAGGAAGTACCTAAAGCGGTGGGAGGGGAAGATGCACCAGGTGCGGTGGTAGAAAATAAAGCGGCAGGAAGTGATGGGCCAGGAAGTGAAAAGAAAGCACCGGGAATTGCaggagctgaagaagcgaaaCAACTACGGGCAAAACCCGTAGCGGCAAAACCTGTAGGGGAAGATCCTGCAGCGGCAGAACCCCTAGCGGCAAAACCTGCAGCGGCAGAATCTGGTGGGTTACCCCCTGAAGTTGCAAAACCTCCAGCGACAGTATCTGGAGGGACCGAATCTGGAGGGGGAAAGCCTGCAGAAGTAAAACCAGAAGTTGTAAAACAAGAAACGGTCGGACCTGCAGAACAGGaagcaccaccaccaccacctgCGCCACGAGAAACTGTGCAACAACAACCTGCACCTCTAGAACCTAAAGAATCAttagatgaagaagaagtagcTGAAGTAGCTGAAGATGGAGTGGAAGAAGTAGATGAAGTagctgaagagggagaacCAGGACAGCTAgaaggtgaagcggcagtCATTTTGCAAGATACAGCAACCTTTAGCGCCCCATCACTAGAGGACTCTGGAGCAGCAGTTCATGCAGCACCATATTATTCTGCTGAGCTTGCAGGTAACGGAGCTCCTCTGACCAATGTCGATGCCCATAGTACATTAGGAACTACACATGAAGAGTTAGACTCAAACTTTTTTCGCAACGTCATCATGGCCATTGCAGTACTTGGAacgattttcttccttttctactaCAACAGG TCTTCTCGATTAGAATCAagtttacgcaaaaaaaaaaagaaaaagggaaagatatttgaacataattactacgaagagtatgaaaaaaagttacaaatgTATGGTTCTGAGGAAACGTTTTTAGATTCTGAAACGGATCGattatatttgaattatcacCCTGATCAAGAcacatattattaa